From a single Planococcus shenhongbingii genomic region:
- a CDS encoding CitMHS family transporter, with product MLALLGFSMIGVFMFLIITKRMSAMVALVTIPIIFALLGGFWTGLGDMMLEGIKQVAPTGVMLMFAILYFGIMIDAGLFDPLVSKILSIVKGDPLKIVIGTAVLAMAVALDGDGTTTYMITVTAMLPLYKRIGMNPLILTCVAMLSFGVMNMTPWGGPTARAVAALQLDVADVFTPLIPVMAAGILWTLFTAFVLGKRERKRLGIAEIQYSKEEKLVISELSATAAMENTKRPKLIWINFLLTVTLIICLVASVLPLSTLFMIAFVIALMINYPKLDDQKERISNHAGNVLAVVGLVFASGIFTGILSGTEMVDAMANSLVAVIPESAGPYFAIITAVTSIPFTYFMANDPYYFGVLPILAETAAVYGVDPVEIARASLLGQPVHAMSPLIASAYLLVGMAGVEFGDHQKFIFKWALGSCFVMIFAALAFGVLTF from the coding sequence ATGTTAGCACTTTTAGGGTTTTCAATGATCGGTGTATTCATGTTTTTAATCATTACCAAGCGGATGTCCGCGATGGTTGCGTTAGTGACGATACCGATTATCTTCGCATTGCTGGGAGGATTTTGGACAGGCCTCGGTGATATGATGCTGGAAGGGATTAAGCAAGTGGCACCGACGGGAGTCATGCTGATGTTTGCTATTCTGTATTTCGGTATCATGATTGATGCGGGATTGTTTGATCCGCTAGTGTCAAAAATACTATCAATCGTTAAAGGGGATCCACTGAAGATCGTCATAGGTACCGCTGTTCTTGCCATGGCTGTCGCACTTGACGGCGACGGGACGACCACTTATATGATCACTGTAACAGCAATGCTGCCGCTTTATAAACGCATTGGAATGAATCCGCTTATCTTGACATGTGTAGCCATGCTTTCATTCGGTGTCATGAACATGACGCCTTGGGGCGGGCCGACTGCAAGAGCGGTTGCTGCACTTCAACTTGATGTAGCAGATGTCTTTACGCCGCTTATCCCAGTTATGGCAGCCGGGATTTTATGGACATTATTTACAGCATTTGTCCTAGGAAAAAGAGAGCGCAAACGTTTAGGAATTGCAGAGATTCAATATTCAAAGGAAGAAAAACTTGTTATCAGTGAATTAAGTGCAACTGCCGCTATGGAAAATACGAAGCGGCCAAAATTAATCTGGATCAATTTTCTGTTAACCGTTACATTGATCATCTGTTTGGTGGCGTCTGTATTGCCATTATCGACTTTGTTCATGATTGCTTTTGTCATAGCGCTTATGATCAACTATCCGAAATTGGATGACCAGAAAGAAAGAATATCCAATCATGCAGGAAACGTCTTGGCAGTAGTCGGATTGGTTTTTGCTTCCGGCATCTTTACGGGAATCCTGTCAGGAACAGAAATGGTTGACGCGATGGCTAACAGTTTAGTTGCCGTGATTCCAGAATCGGCTGGCCCGTATTTTGCGATTATTACAGCTGTCACCAGTATTCCGTTCACTTACTTTATGGCAAACGATCCCTATTATTTTGGCGTATTGCCGATTTTAGCTGAAACTGCAGCAGTTTATGGCGTAGACCCGGTAGAAATTGCACGTGCATCACTGCTTGGCCAACCCGTCCATGCCATGAGCCCATTAATAGCATCTGCTTACTTGCTTGTAGGGATGGCTGGCGTAGAGTTCGGAGACCATCAAAAATTCATATTTAAATGGGCATTGGGATCGTGTTTTGTTATGATATTCGCAGCACTTGCCTTCGGAGTTCTTACTTTCTAA
- a CDS encoding tripartite tricarboxylate transporter substrate binding protein — protein MRKKIMTISIFVAILLTGCTPEENQELATEEVTIVAGSIGGGWDITARAMQDSLLSENLIDGEIHVLNKVGAGGELGWKYTQQQKDPVLAVNSSLLITNHLLGQSQLTYKDFTPLAILATEWEVVVVSKDSSIDSAKTMMGNLKDAPHDYKIGVSPRLGNDDQLSFVLASKRAGVQPEKLNFQIYENSANVVDALLKKQIDVATMTLAEAKKYYDLDQVKILVISSDDRLKELPEVPTWSEEGIEIVFEHWRGIMGPPDMTEDEIRFWDQTIEKMVQTEQWQQTLEKYMWKDFYMNSSETTQFLEQQSKMYEDLMKTNEGNE, from the coding sequence ATGAGAAAAAAGATAATGACCATTTCCATATTTGTTGCCATTCTTTTAACGGGATGTACTCCTGAAGAAAATCAGGAACTGGCAACAGAGGAAGTCACGATTGTTGCCGGGTCAATTGGCGGAGGATGGGACATAACGGCACGAGCGATGCAGGACAGTTTACTAAGTGAAAACCTGATTGATGGGGAGATTCATGTACTCAATAAAGTTGGGGCTGGCGGAGAACTAGGCTGGAAATATACGCAGCAGCAGAAAGATCCCGTATTAGCGGTCAACTCCAGCTTGCTTATCACGAATCATTTATTGGGCCAAAGCCAGTTGACTTATAAAGATTTTACTCCATTGGCGATATTGGCTACAGAGTGGGAAGTGGTGGTGGTTTCAAAAGATTCAAGCATTGATAGTGCCAAAACCATGATGGGAAACCTGAAAGATGCACCGCATGATTATAAAATTGGCGTTTCTCCCAGATTAGGAAATGATGATCAACTGTCGTTTGTACTGGCGAGCAAACGAGCTGGCGTGCAGCCGGAAAAACTTAACTTTCAAATTTATGAAAACAGTGCCAACGTAGTGGATGCCTTATTGAAAAAGCAAATAGATGTGGCAACCATGACGTTAGCGGAAGCGAAAAAATACTATGACCTTGATCAAGTGAAAATACTCGTGATCTCGTCTGATGACAGGTTAAAAGAACTGCCTGAAGTCCCGACTTGGTCAGAAGAAGGAATTGAAATTGTATTCGAGCACTGGCGCGGCATTATGGGACCGCCTGATATGACGGAAGATGAAATTCGATTTTGGGATCAGACGATTGAAAAAATGGTGCAAACAGAACAATGGCAGCAAACGCTCGAGAAGTATATGTGGAAAGATTTTTATATGAATAGCAGTGAAACAACTCAATTTCTAGAACAGCAAAGTAAGATGTATGAGGATTTGATGAAGACTAATGAGGGAAACGAATAA